The proteins below are encoded in one region of Streptomyces cyanogenus:
- a CDS encoding MauE/DoxX family redox-associated membrane protein — translation MTYLHLSLRLSLAGVFLVSGLAKARAIDGAVLMCKSLFGTFWPARKNWAGPAARALVVTEVATGLALVVPGSDATTALGLLAAIGLLMGFTALAVVTSRRQLALVCACFGRAGAPLGRRHVWRNLALLAIGASALFLLPEAGSGTWDTGGTGVAVTAAAVVTLLTFYYDEIADLLSGNW, via the coding sequence ATGACCTATCTGCACCTTTCATTGAGGCTGTCACTCGCGGGCGTTTTCCTTGTGTCCGGGCTGGCGAAAGCGCGTGCCATCGACGGTGCGGTTCTGATGTGCAAGAGCCTCTTCGGCACCTTCTGGCCGGCCCGGAAGAACTGGGCCGGGCCCGCCGCCCGCGCGCTCGTCGTCACCGAGGTGGCGACCGGCCTCGCACTCGTCGTCCCCGGCTCCGACGCCACCACCGCGCTCGGCCTGCTTGCGGCGATCGGCCTGCTCATGGGGTTCACCGCGCTGGCGGTCGTCACCTCGCGCAGACAGCTCGCGCTCGTCTGCGCCTGCTTCGGCCGTGCCGGCGCGCCACTGGGCCGGCGCCACGTCTGGCGCAACCTCGCCCTGCTCGCCATCGGCGCCTCGGCACTGTTCCTCCTGCCCGAGGCCGGGAGCGGGACCTGGGACACCGGCGGGACCGGCGTGGCGGTGACTGCGGCGGCCGTCGTCACGCTTCTCACCTTCTATTACGACGAGATAGCAGACCTGCTCAGCGGCAACTGGTGA
- a CDS encoding redoxin family protein codes for MAVFNLFLTMAVIRRLKQNAPDLAEPDLPELPPGSRLPDFHGESISGTPVTAHTVAGTDSIFAFYDTGCSACKTTIPQLIGYAQGKGLKPDQVIAVVGGDRAAADVYAAELDGVATVIVEDTLGPVASAFSISGIPAFVQVDSGGTVVRSGTARGVLTSGI; via the coding sequence TTGGCCGTGTTCAACCTGTTCCTCACTATGGCGGTGATCCGTCGGCTCAAACAGAATGCTCCCGACCTGGCCGAGCCGGATCTCCCGGAACTTCCACCCGGTAGCCGGCTCCCCGATTTCCACGGGGAATCCATTTCCGGAACACCCGTCACCGCCCACACGGTGGCGGGAACGGACTCGATCTTCGCGTTCTACGACACCGGCTGCTCGGCGTGCAAGACGACCATTCCTCAGCTCATCGGCTACGCCCAGGGCAAGGGCCTGAAGCCTGACCAGGTCATCGCGGTGGTGGGAGGCGACCGAGCGGCGGCCGACGTGTACGCCGCCGAACTGGACGGCGTGGCCACGGTGATCGTGGAGGACACGCTCGGTCCGGTCGCGTCGGCGTTCTCGATCTCCGGCATCCCGGCGTTCGTCCAGGTCGACAGCGGCGGCACCGTGGTGCGCTCGGGCACCGCGCGCGGTGTTCTGACCTCAGGGATCTGA
- a CDS encoding ABC transporter ATP-binding protein → MHNGPGEMVRRGLEALRLTWQAGPVTASLYLLITVAEGTLPAAVALLTKWLIDGIQLGAAGSADAPDKPAAPGLTPLQAVVWIGVLSAVLAALPPLREFWKSRLQRGVSLLVQYRLYSAVSRLQGLARFERPEFLDRLRMAQQAATTAPEQVVASCFGLLQAGLTVSSFLGVLVSISPLMAVVTVAAVVPALFVQLSMSRQLSDMMWEMSPRSRRQLFYQRMLFDLDAVKETRLFGTGRFLLERMRVETEEINRAEEALDRRTVVRHGPLSVLGALVAAGGLVWIVVEATEGRLSIGDVAAFIAAVAGVQGSLGGAVADATSAYQALLLFGHYRDVIRAEPDLPEPARPRGLARLRHGIHLEDVWFRYTDEGPWVLRGVTLTIPFGGSLALVGLNGAGKSTLVKLLCRMYDPTKGRILWDGVDIREVAVADLRERITAVFQDFTAYDLTVQENIGIGDVRVLDDLGKVRAAAEQAGIHPVVEKLPRGYRSMLSRIFYQEGESGESEHGVTLSGGQWQRIALARAFVRTGRDLLILDEPSSGLDPAAEREVHDSLRDYRSDATSVLISHRLGAVRQADRIVVLRHGRVVEEGTHGQLLRKDGEYARLYSLQASSYVDAVGSSE, encoded by the coding sequence ATGCACAACGGTCCCGGCGAAATGGTCCGCCGTGGCCTGGAGGCACTCAGACTCACCTGGCAGGCGGGGCCGGTCACCGCTTCCCTCTACCTGTTGATCACGGTGGCGGAAGGCACCCTGCCCGCGGCTGTGGCCTTGCTGACCAAATGGCTCATCGACGGCATACAGCTGGGCGCCGCGGGCTCGGCCGACGCTCCGGACAAGCCCGCGGCGCCTGGCCTCACCCCCTTGCAGGCGGTCGTCTGGATCGGCGTGCTGAGCGCCGTCCTGGCGGCGCTTCCGCCCCTCAGGGAGTTCTGGAAGTCCCGGCTTCAGCGCGGTGTGAGCCTCTTGGTGCAGTACCGGCTGTACTCGGCGGTGAGCCGCTTGCAGGGGCTTGCCCGCTTCGAGCGCCCGGAGTTCCTCGACCGGTTGCGGATGGCGCAGCAGGCAGCCACGACCGCGCCCGAACAGGTGGTCGCCTCGTGTTTCGGGCTGCTCCAGGCCGGGTTGACGGTGTCCAGCTTCCTGGGCGTCCTCGTCTCGATCAGTCCGCTCATGGCGGTCGTCACCGTGGCGGCCGTCGTGCCCGCCCTGTTCGTCCAGCTGTCCATGAGCCGTCAGCTGTCCGACATGATGTGGGAGATGAGCCCGCGCAGCAGGCGGCAGCTCTTCTACCAGAGGATGCTGTTCGACCTCGACGCGGTGAAGGAGACGCGCCTGTTCGGGACGGGCCGGTTCCTGCTCGAGCGCATGCGCGTGGAGACCGAGGAGATCAACCGCGCGGAGGAGGCACTCGACCGCCGGACCGTCGTACGCCATGGACCGCTCTCCGTGCTGGGTGCCCTGGTCGCGGCGGGTGGCCTCGTCTGGATCGTCGTCGAGGCGACCGAGGGCCGACTCAGCATCGGCGACGTCGCCGCGTTCATCGCTGCGGTGGCCGGTGTGCAGGGCTCGCTCGGTGGCGCAGTGGCCGATGCGACGAGCGCGTACCAGGCCCTGCTGCTGTTCGGTCACTACCGCGACGTCATCCGCGCGGAACCCGACCTGCCGGAGCCCGCCCGGCCGCGCGGCCTGGCCCGGCTGCGGCACGGCATCCACCTGGAGGACGTCTGGTTCCGCTACACGGACGAAGGCCCGTGGGTGCTGCGGGGGGTCACACTGACCATCCCGTTCGGTGGTTCCCTCGCTCTGGTGGGACTGAACGGAGCCGGCAAGAGCACCCTGGTGAAACTGCTCTGCCGCATGTACGACCCGACGAAGGGCCGCATCCTCTGGGATGGCGTCGACATCCGGGAGGTGGCCGTCGCGGACCTTCGGGAGCGCATCACCGCGGTGTTCCAGGACTTCACCGCCTACGACCTGACCGTGCAGGAGAACATCGGCATCGGTGACGTCCGTGTCCTGGACGACCTGGGGAAGGTGCGTGCCGCCGCCGAGCAGGCCGGCATCCACCCCGTGGTGGAGAAACTCCCCCGGGGCTACCGGTCCATGCTGTCCAGGATCTTCTACCAGGAGGGCGAGTCCGGGGAGTCGGAGCACGGCGTGACCCTGTCCGGCGGACAGTGGCAGCGCATCGCGCTCGCTCGTGCCTTCGTCCGCACCGGAAGGGATCTGCTCATCCTCGACGAGCCCAGCTCCGGCCTGGACCCGGCGGCGGAGCGGGAGGTGCACGACTCGTTGCGGGACTACCGCTCCGACGCCACCAGCGTGCTCATCTCCCACCGGCTGGGGGCGGTCCGGCAGGCCGACCGCATAGTCGTCCTGCGGCACGGACGGGTGGTCGAGGAGGGAACCCACGGCCAGCTGCTGCGGAAGGACGGGGAATACGCGCGGCTGTATTCACTCCAGGCGTCGAGTTATGTGGACGCCGTCGGCAGTTCCGAATGA
- a CDS encoding S26 family signal peptidase, producing MVRVLWLMTLAVLGVFAVAMAIFWARRNLVAVTVNGLSMSPTFTTGDRVLVRRGTGGLRRDRIVVVARPDRRNGWGTTPLISRDVDSSRWYIKRAVALGGDRYPSQAPADGVVPAGHLMVIGDNPVSVDSKQHGPCPAHQVLGVVVRRLPRRLQG from the coding sequence GTGGTGCGGGTGCTGTGGCTGATGACGCTTGCTGTCCTGGGTGTATTCGCAGTCGCGATGGCCATCTTCTGGGCCCGGCGAAACCTCGTGGCGGTGACGGTGAACGGCCTCAGCATGAGCCCGACGTTCACCACGGGTGACCGGGTGCTCGTCCGACGGGGCACGGGAGGGCTGCGCAGAGACCGCATCGTGGTGGTGGCCCGGCCGGACCGCAGGAACGGCTGGGGCACGACACCGCTGATCAGCCGCGACGTGGATTCGAGCCGTTGGTACATCAAGCGAGCGGTCGCCCTGGGGGGCGACCGCTATCCATCTCAGGCACCTGCCGACGGTGTGGTACCGGCCGGCCACCTCATGGTGATCGGCGACAACCCGGTGAGCGTGGACTCGAAGCAGCACGGTCCGTGCCCCGCTCACCAGGTGCTGGGCGTCGTCGTCCGCAGGCTTCCGCGGCGCCTTCAGGGATGA
- a CDS encoding amino acid ABC transporter permease — translation MTASVLYDAPGPKARVRNRIYSVLGSLALIALLAFAVYRLDAKGQLDPKVWDIFNNAGVRTNIRDGVLTTLKVFAVAGALSLVLGLLLAVARLSEHRPVRWLATGFIELFRAVPLLITIYALWVLFLTYKTDLGVIGDYTAFWGLVIGLTVYNGSVQAEVFRAGINAVPKGQVEAAYALGMRKYQVMTMLLLPQAIRSMLPTMISQLVVTLKDTSLGYVITYTELLFATRTMANNIIVNGDNPFTAVTIVVGAIYIAMCLALSSLATWIERRGRRAKTGVAVAAAAEPAEAPGVLDASKGPLGPTTDRETQA, via the coding sequence ATGACTGCAAGCGTTCTGTACGACGCTCCGGGCCCGAAGGCCCGCGTGCGCAACCGCATCTACTCGGTGCTCGGCTCACTGGCACTGATCGCCCTGCTCGCCTTCGCCGTGTACCGTCTCGACGCCAAGGGTCAGTTGGATCCGAAGGTCTGGGACATCTTCAACAACGCCGGCGTGCGCACGAACATCCGCGACGGCGTGCTGACCACCCTGAAGGTGTTCGCCGTGGCGGGGGCGCTGTCCCTGGTCCTCGGGCTGCTGCTCGCCGTCGCGCGGCTGTCGGAGCACCGGCCGGTCCGCTGGCTGGCGACCGGCTTCATCGAGCTGTTCCGTGCCGTCCCGCTGCTCATCACGATCTACGCCCTGTGGGTGCTGTTCCTCACCTACAAGACCGACCTCGGCGTGATCGGTGACTACACCGCGTTCTGGGGTCTCGTCATCGGGCTCACCGTCTACAACGGCTCGGTCCAGGCCGAGGTGTTCCGCGCGGGCATCAACGCCGTGCCGAAGGGACAGGTGGAGGCCGCCTACGCGCTCGGCATGCGCAAGTACCAAGTGATGACGATGCTCCTGCTGCCGCAGGCGATCCGCTCCATGCTGCCGACGATGATCAGCCAGCTGGTGGTCACGCTGAAGGACACCTCGCTCGGTTACGTCATCACCTACACGGAGCTTCTGTTCGCCACCCGGACGATGGCCAACAACATCATCGTCAACGGGGACAACCCGTTCACGGCGGTCACCATCGTCGTCGGCGCGATCTACATCGCGATGTGCCTCGCCCTGTCCTCGCTCGCGACCTGGATCGAACGACGAGGGCGCCGTGCGAAGACCGGTGTCGCTGTCGCGGCAGCGGCCGAGCCCGCCGAAGCACCGGGAGTGCTCGACGCTTCAAAGGGGCCGCTGGGTCCCACGACCGACCGTGAGACCCAGGCCTGA